Proteins from a single region of Paraburkholderia sp. ZP32-5:
- a CDS encoding zinc-dependent alcohol dehydrogenase family protein, whose amino-acid sequence MRAMVFDGSSTTLHERDMPDPRPGAGQILIDVHACGVCRTDLHLVDRELEHPKRPVIPGHEIVGVVAALGDGVTGFEVGERVGVPWVGRTCGHCRYCLSARENLCDDAAFTGYTIDGGYAERTVADSRYCFHLPSQYSDIDAAPLLCAGLIGYRTLSMAGDAQRLGIYGFGAAAHIVAQVARHQQRSVYAFTRPGDRAAQQLALRLGAVWAGGSDETPPTELDAALLFAPVGALVPQALRAVAKGGVVVCGGIHMSDIPSFPYAFLWGERRVVSVANLTRDDGLSFMRIADGTRLALETTTYALSDANRALDDLRSGKLTGAAVLAIR is encoded by the coding sequence ATGCGAGCAATGGTGTTCGACGGCAGTTCCACGACGCTGCACGAGCGTGATATGCCGGACCCGCGGCCCGGCGCCGGGCAGATCCTGATCGATGTTCACGCGTGCGGCGTGTGCCGCACCGATCTTCATCTGGTCGATCGTGAGCTCGAACATCCGAAGCGTCCGGTGATTCCGGGCCATGAAATCGTCGGCGTGGTGGCCGCGCTGGGCGACGGCGTGACGGGCTTCGAGGTAGGCGAGCGGGTCGGCGTGCCGTGGGTCGGACGCACCTGCGGCCATTGCCGCTACTGCCTGTCGGCGCGCGAAAACCTGTGTGACGACGCTGCTTTCACCGGCTACACGATCGACGGCGGCTACGCCGAGCGCACCGTCGCCGATAGCCGCTACTGCTTTCATTTGCCGTCGCAGTACTCCGACATCGACGCCGCGCCGCTGCTGTGCGCCGGCCTGATCGGCTATCGCACGCTGAGCATGGCCGGCGACGCGCAACGGCTCGGCATCTACGGTTTCGGCGCCGCCGCGCATATCGTCGCGCAGGTGGCGCGCCACCAGCAGCGCAGCGTGTATGCGTTCACCCGTCCCGGCGATCGCGCGGCCCAGCAACTCGCGCTGCGTCTTGGCGCCGTCTGGGCCGGCGGCAGCGACGAGACGCCGCCCACTGAACTCGACGCCGCGCTGTTGTTCGCGCCGGTCGGCGCGCTCGTGCCGCAGGCGTTGCGCGCGGTCGCGAAGGGCGGCGTGGTGGTCTGCGGCGGCATCCATATGAGCGACATTCCGTCGTTTCCGTACGCGTTTCTGTGGGGCGAGCGGCGCGTCGTGTCGGTCGCGAATCTGACGCGTGACGATGGGCTGTCGTTCATGCGTATCGCGGATGGGACCCGTCTCGCGCTAGAAACAACGACCTATGCGTTGAGCG
- a CDS encoding c-type cytochrome, which translates to MIALFRNCLLAGAALALSAGVAYGEPEPTALVDQQHCMFCHTRDAPFLAPSFQQIAERYRDVPNAQRMLEHKLRLGGKAHWGDMPMPPAVERGGPLSAEDAHTLVQWVLSQ; encoded by the coding sequence GTGATTGCACTGTTCCGAAACTGCCTGCTCGCAGGCGCGGCACTTGCGCTGAGCGCCGGTGTCGCCTATGGCGAGCCTGAACCGACCGCGCTCGTCGATCAGCAGCACTGCATGTTCTGCCATACGCGCGATGCGCCGTTTCTCGCTCCATCGTTCCAGCAGATTGCTGAACGTTACCGCGACGTGCCGAACGCGCAGCGGATGCTCGAACACAAACTGCGGTTGGGCGGCAAGGCGCACTGGGGCGATATGCCGATGCCACCCGCGGTCGAGCGTGGCGGCCCGCTCTCGGCGGAAGACGCGCATACGCTAGTGCAATGGGTATTGAGTCAATGA
- a CDS encoding DUF3564 domain-containing protein, which yields MRLTVHLDTFDRVHPMAFAILWLDKDTRQWSREGHFGLELPEWGALHMDCGNTLVCAPHSAVPVCVLEGLDLNEAEGPFEGEVGRVQWCAVRGSNLTTGHWRVQCVDTERKEPENGVFAAGDEA from the coding sequence ATGCGTCTCACCGTTCACCTCGACACGTTCGATCGTGTCCATCCCATGGCGTTCGCTATTCTCTGGCTCGACAAGGACACGCGGCAGTGGTCGCGCGAAGGCCACTTCGGGCTCGAACTGCCCGAATGGGGTGCATTGCATATGGATTGCGGCAACACGCTCGTATGCGCTCCACACAGCGCGGTGCCCGTGTGCGTGCTCGAAGGACTCGATCTGAACGAGGCGGAAGGACCGTTCGAAGGCGAGGTTGGGCGAGTGCAGTGGTGCGCGGTGCGCGGCAGCAATCTGACGACGGGCCACTGGCGTGTGCAATGCGTCGACACCGAGCGGAAAGAGCCCGAAAACGGCGTATTCGCCGCCGGAGACGAAGCGTGA